ttcaaaaaTGTCGGTTTTGAGTAACTCGAAAACTAGCAGATGCGCTACGACAggtgtgtattttaaaacaaaaaaggaaTTATGTATAACGTGGTGACTTTTATTGCACAGACGTGTTACTATACTATACCTTTCCGACAACGGTATATTGATGAATagagacaataatatatagttataatgaaAGACAGGATAGAGATAAACACTGGAAGAGGTATTGACTGAGAACTCCATTTATGAAATGGACCAAAGAACATATATAGGAAAATCAAATTGCAAATAACTGAAGTTGCAGCGACCGGTGGATGGAAAAGAGTGGAACGATCGCCTGCCGTTTGTTATCGACGCGTCCTCGGAGTTTTAAGGTCAACGGTGTAAAGTAGAGAGCAAACGTTTATTtgacgaaataaaaattattgtagcgCAAATATGAGGTCACGAACCTATCTATACACTGTAACGGGCTCTCGATAATCAGAACTTTACGAATTACTATTTAGAACGGGTTGACGTCCTTGTACGGTTTTAAGCTAAGTGGTTATCCGAAGAATCGGGGACCGAATAGTATATCGCATTAGCATTTCTGGTTTAGAAATCCGCAATTCACGATTATACGTAAAcagtatgttaataaaatcgGATCACGATTACATAAGTTACTTaggaatttgttaaaaattatttatcatattataaaaaatatatagtaattgcTTTTGCAATTTGCAATTCCGGGATGATTTATTCAATGTACTAAATAGTGGGCCgctcaaattttgattatagcATACCTATtcacaaatatgaaattaacattcatataaataaaaaaaaacacctatAAGATCTCTGGCCAAATTACAGGGCTTCTGGTCTCGGAGAAAGGCGTAATATACAACAGAATCCGCAGtatatagacatatttttaaagatgtaCTATTTGAGCCGTTCCTTGCCGTTTAGTCCGCTGCAACTTCACGCCTCTTACCCGTGTTACTTTGTATGCCaccttatgttatattaaaataaacaaccaatttaacttaaattgacAAACTTATTTGAATCACGGACAGTCCGTCCGTTAAAACACATTCGCATCATAACACACCTTTCActctgtaataaataatacaataaagaaataaagaaaacacattcgtttaaatataataatatatagttcggtttattgttttatacaaaactaGATGTGCCTCGCTCTGCTGTGAAATTCGGTCTAAGTGAAATTCGATCTAAATGATATTCGGTCTAAGTGATATTCGCTCTAAGTGAGTACCCTAGGTCGGAGACGggactgtaaagaaaatatcgtaaaaagtctagtagtcacaattttagttaacctAACCTCCGGTGGTTTGGGAGGAGCCGATGgggtcctaacctaaccttcgaGGGGGGTCGGTGTGCCTCGATTTCTGGGCTGGTGGAAGCCGCCTTTGGCACCTTCGAGGGGGTCGGGTGAAAATCGTGTTATCAGGAATTCGATGGAAAATTGTAATCGGGTGTCTAGAAAAGAATTAagtgtctagctatcagtcCTAAACTGGCGTAATACTGTTTCCCATTGCATGCCCTgtctttttgtatataaaaaaatgtatttagcgaAAATGGTAGTTGAGTGTCTAGCTATTATTAATCATCACATCACGTAACTAAATCTGTATCCTAAATCTATATCTGACAATACAATCCACCTGCGCCTCCGACGTCGAAAgtctaatgttgtattataggataaaaagtataaagtcgaataacatattttgagcATTCGAGTCGAGTTGTCAGTTATCATTGggaaaaatcgaattaaacgCCATTAAACCCACCCACCACGTAGGCAATCCTACTGCGTCGGATCGCGGACAATGTGTGAATAGTAGGTTAtgataccaatatatataatatatatgtatatgaacaTCTCATACCGTGTCCCGTCGCATGCctggttctttttttttatattataaaatgtattagtgaaaatggtaattgaatgtctagctatcagtcatcataatatgatgtaaatcgATGTCCGAAAGTTAAATCCATAATTGTCATACTTCCTAATGTCAAAGTTCAgatgttatttttgatataaaagaaactataaaacatatcagatgtcataaaaattgaaatcataacaattcaaaatgtactcCCTTAACGCGTTATAGtaatacacttaataatatgtatatatatatacttataataatagcggCCGGTGTGCCTCGCTCTGCTGTGAAATTCGGTCTAAGTGAATACCCTAGGTCGGAGTCGggactgtaaagaaaatatcgtaaaaagtatagtagtcacaattttagttaatctAACCTCCGGTGGTTTGGAAGAAGCCGAGGGGGTCCTAACTTAACCTTCGAGGGGGGTCGGTGTGCCTCGATTTCTGGGCTGGTGGAAGCCGCCTTCGGCGCCTTCGAGGGGGTTGTGTAAACATCGTGTTATCAGGAATTTGATGGAAAATTGTAATCGGGTGTCTAGAAAGAAATCATACactaaaaaagtaagaaaagTACTGAAGTggagtaaataaatacgaaaaatggtaattgaGTGTATAGTTATCAGTCCTAAACTGGTGTAATACCGTTTCCCATTGCATGCCCTgttctttttgtatataaaaaaatgtatttagcgaAAATGATAGTCGAGTGTCTAACTATCAATCATCACGTCATCACGTACCTAAATCTATGTCTGACAATGCAATCTGCCTGCGCTTCCGACGTCGAAAGTCTAATGTTGTATTGTaggataataagtataaagtcgAATTACATGCGAGCATTCAAGTCGAGTTGTCAGTTATCATTGggaaaaatcgaattaaacgCCATTAAACCCACCACGTAGGCAATCTGACTGCGCCGGATCGCGGACAATGTGTAAATAGTAGGTTATGAtaccaatatagtataatatgaacaatctCATACCGTGTCCCGTCGCATGCctggttctttttttttatattataaaatttatttagtgaaaatggtaattgaatgtctagctatcagtcatcataatatgatgtaaatcAATGTCCGAAAGTTAAATCCATAATTTTCATACCTCCTAATGTCAAAGTTcagatattgtttttgatatgtaagtgtaagaaactataaaacatatattatttttttaagtattaagtaaaagataaatatttttaatttataaaacatatcaattcaaaattacGTACTCCTTAAACGCGTTGTAGCGTACTACACGTCTAcactttatatgtatatatacttataataatcgtaataatatggtattgaaaaaaatcgtaGACGTATGTATTTATCGTATAAGAGAAAGCAAtagctttaattttcaaaattcaaattaaaaaatcaaaaactaactcgaaaaaaatgcaaaaaattgtTGGATACGGGCGGAAGAGACGTTAATTAGAGCGTCGCCGTAAAAATGCGCCAAAGGCACAGCCAGAGAGGGAATCGAACCCGCTCTACCTCCTATTATCTACCACGGGGAACTTACGCCTTATCCTATCGACTACAGTTTAAGCTGGATACTGATGCCGAATCTCGAGCACTTAAACCGTTTCTGTGTTGCGACGAATTTTTCGTTCAGCTCAGTTTTAATTCGTATAATTCGTGTGTAATAAAgcttaattattcttattaattatctatttaatgtatatctgtaacactacctacttaaatacctTAATCATACATCTATTtaacgtatttaataataaatctacaaaataaGCCGTTAACGTTTCTCAAAGCAACGTACAGTTGAAATACTCatatctataggtatttttataacatattataatcatgtacACGAACATTGTATTGTTTGGTGAAATGTCGTCTAGAAACACACAGCAAAACAAACAACCAACGgttgaatataaaacaacatcattttgtattataatatacaaattatcagACAGATCGGAAAAAACAgtcgaataaaaacaaaaaatcgaaGGAAAACGTCGTCGTACTCGGAAGACTCCAAAACGCACGGAACGGAACGGAAAACGTTCGGAAAAGtatgaaaatcgtaaaaaaagcgaacatttttcgaaaaaccGCATAATAATCGAGCGAAAATCGAAAACGcgttaaatacgtataaaatactataacaaaAGTGTCATAAACATTTCCTACAGAAACTCTTAGGTATGATTAAGAATATTTGCAATTACAACTTTGACTTACCTAACTATACCTGTACTCAACTCTTTCAGGggcttttatattatgagacatatcaattttatatgtaaatgaaGAGTATGCCATcatatatacctgtataataattccatatagttcgtgtgtaataaagcttatattaatattaattgtctatttaatataacgtttCCCAAAGCAACGTACACTTGAAAAtacaacaacatattttaatataacaaacagccgataaaaaaaaaaaataaaaaaaaaatcgaaaaaataataaaatcgtcgAAAACCCGCGTAATAATCGAACCTAACCTAAGAAAAACGCGTTATCGAGATGGCGGCGTTGGAGAACCGCCTGTTTTCGCGATAACGACGGCGGGGGGCCATGGAAGAAAAAACGGCGACCGAGGCGCACTCTTTTCATAGTGAAACGAACTATTGTTCacgctttattatataagatatagtaataaatataattgctatacaatattgttattgtttttaagcaACATATATGgtgtgtttttttgtaaatgtacatattataaaaaatatataatgcgaTAAATATAGAGTACCAGTctgctattaatataatagtgtaaataATAGCATAATGATGTAATGTCATCATCATTAATTTCACATGTGTGTCttatttgtacaatttatatacacgaaaaaaatttacatttgagCTTTGACATAACATACCGAACTCATTAACAAAAaaggaaattaaatattagtaataacgaataaaaaaataataattcattatgaaCATACTGTATAaactaacattaaataataactatactatattcAATAGTACAAGTAATAACTAAACTAACTATAGGTACACTACGTGATAACGTgatatcagaaaaaaaattaaaatgatgaaGAAACggtagcaataataattataataatagttcatgAAAAGGTCTAATTCAATTGTTTAGATTAGTAGGTGGCCTGGCGAACAACGCAGGATTAAACATAGCTCGAGGCCATTCTACGGGCCCTTTGCCACCGTTACGCATCAGtccattatttaatgtttcgaaatgttgttttaatagGTATGCGGCAGCTTGTCTCTGGGCCGCGAACAATAAGTTAGAGTTGATAGCCGCTGAAGCAGTTGAAGACATTGTCGGCTGTACCATTAGCCCAGGGCTGGTTGATTTTTTTGAGTTGGGTGAAGAACAGTTGCCTGAAACATCAGTAGTTGCTAATCTTTTTACGCCACCATTTGGTGGAGACTTGGACAAGTCCAAAACTTTAGTCACAGGTTGAAGTTTTGAGGTAGGTTGCTGTTTCATGGCCGATTGCTGTTTTGTAGCAGGTTGCGGTTTCGTAACCGGTTGCTGTTTCGATGCATGTAGCTGTTTAGTAGCCGGTTGCTGTTTTTTGGTAGGTAACAGTTTGGCATAAGGTGACGAATTTATCTCGATCAACTGTGGTACGTCATCCTTATTCGGTCCAAGTCTCGGAGGCGTAACCTTCCGTTCGGGGTCCTCTTGTTTCCTCCTGTTGACGCTATTGCCAACGACGGGACTAGTTTCATCAAATTTCCTCTTGTTGTTTACACCACTTCCAACGATGGTATTCAATTCATCCAACTTTTTCTTGTTAGTAGTGCAACCGTCAACAATGGGATTCGATTCATCCGACTTCCTCTTATTGTTAGTACCACCGTTAGCTACAATAGAATTCATTTCATCCAATTTCCTCTTGTTGTTAGTACCACTGCCAGAGATGGCATTCAATTCATCCAATTTCTTCTTGTTGTTACAGCCAACGCTAGCGATTGGACTCAGTTCCGGTGCCTTCTTCACTGATTCGGTAGCGAACGTCATCAGCTTGATAGACACGTCCGGTTGCACGATTTCACGACGTTTGGCGTCCATGTCTTGCTTAGAAGTCTCAGTCAAGAGTGACACACTGAGAACGCCATTTTCCGTATCCACGCGCCTCTCTATACGATTGTTATCTGTAACGTTGTTGTGTTGAATATGTGGGTCTTCCTTCATCCGTTTCGTTGGCATACTGTATAGGTTTGGTACTGGTTTCTTGTTAACTGGTTTGGTTGGCACTACCACAGTATTGCCACTATTGTTGCCGTTATTAGTTTCTGTAGTTGTTGCAGGTTTTGCTAACTTGTCTGTGGCCGTAGGCACTCGCATTATCTGTAGGCTAGGCTGAGAGTTCGAGTGATTTTCGTGCACTACTGGCAGTTGATTAGTCTCTGGTTCTGTGACTTTGGTAATCTGTAGCGATGATTCACAGTTGTACTTATCATGTAAGTCGGTGACAGTCGGCGGCTTCAAGAGCCGCAGATCTTGGCCAACTTTTAAGAGACTTTGCGCCGCGTTCATTTCGTCCACATTTTTTGAGGACATACAACTATTAACGGTAGTCGTTGGAGGTTTATCAGCTATCGATTTTTTAGTAGGATTTTCAATCGTAGGCTTGTCATTCTTCTTATTATCTTTCACAGTAGTCGTTACGGGTGACGGTAGTGGCTTGGCCGCCAAACTTCTGGCCTTATTCCACTCATAGGACTTGCGCACTGGTATAAAAGGTGGACGGTTGGTGGACGCTTGACTCCGAATAGGCACTGCGTCTGGAGTCCTCTTGAATGGATGCATACCAGGAAATCCTGGTCGAACATAAGCGTTTGGCTGTACAGACGGAGAttgttgctgttgttgttgttgctgaaAGCTAGGTATGGATGTATGCATACCGATCTGTTGCATTTGTTGTAGAGTAGGAACAAATTTGGCAGCAGCGGAAGCATTTTTGTTCTTCATGATTAGTTTTGTAATGGATAGATTGAGCTTGGATTCTCCGACACCAGTATGCTTTTTCGGCAATGGTAGAGCAGAAGAAGGAGGATTGCTAGGAACAGTAGTCGGCGGCATTTGCTGCTGGTCAACTAGTTTTTCCAGCTTCTTCATCGGTATATCGGTGGCTGTACTGCCGGTTTGTTGATGTTCAACAGTGTCCACAGATTTATCCTCTTCCATTGCCACATTCACTGCGGAGTTTGACTTTGATAGTTCATTGGCACAATTATTCCTGACGTTGTCTGAAACATTTTCCTTTTTAGAACTACCTTCAGGTGATATGGGAGGATTCAATGGTACTATTGGTGGAAGAGGAGACGACcgattatctttttttaataaatcacttCTTGCAATTATTGGCACCGATTCATTAAGGCTTGATTCTGTTTTGGACCGTTGTTCTTTCTCAATTACTGTTGGTTCTTCAGTAATGGATACTTTCAAAAGTTGAGGTATAGCTTTTTTCTTATCTTCTTCGGTACTTTCGCCGATCGAAGGAAGATCAGACCCATTAATTTGAGCTATAGATGGCGTCGTTTCCACAGGAGTGTTAGGTTTAGGTGATAATACGGGTTCTGTAGTTATGGAATCTGTTAACGCTGTATTACAATTATCTGTCGACAATGTTACAGGCACCATCATTCGAGCATTAATCTTATAAAAGAATCGCATAGGTTCGTTTCTGTTCCATGTGTAAATATACGCAATATCCATTATAGAGTACT
The DNA window shown above is from Aphis gossypii isolate Hap1 chromosome 2, ASM2018417v2, whole genome shotgun sequence and carries:
- the LOC114132082 gene encoding uncharacterized protein LOC114132082, translated to MSSSSSSSSPPWLLQKLFGDPVVPCVGGRVKLTDVNRQLICVLCRGYLVDATSIVECLHSFCRSCIVLHLDKNNFCPICREDIQNSKVLKPDKALQDIVYKLVPGLYHSEMKRRQEFYQKHPHRDMHLQPECRGVSVDRIVYTADELISLSLEYYDKECEQEMWKNVTDDKGLQYKVRTDKPQRCIVRKRYLKCPAAVRMSHLKKFIRLKYNLKSWDKVELLYRRESLPEEYSIMDIAYIYTWNRNEPMRFFYKINARMMVPVTLSTDNCNTALTDSITTEPVLSPKPNTPVETTPSIAQINGSDLPSIGESTEEDKKKAIPQLLKVSITEEPTVIEKEQRSKTESSLNESVPIIARSDLLKKDNRSSPLPPIVPLNPPISPEGSSKKENVSDNVRNNCANELSKSNSAVNVAMEEDKSVDTVEHQQTGSTATDIPMKKLEKLVDQQQMPPTTVPSNPPSSALPLPKKHTGVGESKLNLSITKLIMKNKNASAAAKFVPTLQQMQQIGMHTSIPSFQQQQQQQQSPSVQPNAYVRPGFPGMHPFKRTPDAVPIRSQASTNRPPFIPVRKSYEWNKARSLAAKPLPSPVTTTVKDNKKNDKPTIENPTKKSIADKPPTTTVNSCMSSKNVDEMNAAQSLLKVGQDLRLLKPPTVTDLHDKYNCESSLQITKVTEPETNQLPVVHENHSNSQPSLQIMRVPTATDKLAKPATTTETNNGNNSGNTVVVPTKPVNKKPVPNLYSMPTKRMKEDPHIQHNNVTDNNRIERRVDTENGVLSVSLLTETSKQDMDAKRREIVQPDVSIKLMTFATESVKKAPELSPIASVGCNNKKKLDELNAISGSGTNNKRKLDEMNSIVANGGTNNKRKSDESNPIVDGCTTNKKKLDELNTIVGSGVNNKRKFDETSPVVGNSVNRRKQEDPERKVTPPRLGPNKDDVPQLIEINSSPYAKLLPTKKQQPATKQLHASKQQPVTKPQPATKQQSAMKQQPTSKLQPVTKVLDLSKSPPNGGVKRLATTDVSGNCSSPNSKKSTSPGLMVQPTMSSTASAAINSNLLFAAQRQAAAYLLKQHFETLNNGLMRNGGKGPVEWPRAMFNPALFARPPTNLNN